The following are encoded together in the Pseudodesulfovibrio indicus genome:
- a CDS encoding PEP/pyruvate-binding domain-containing protein, which produces MKTAIRTLFNFIHGNPEGKTEAVDTFLNKSEEFRLLLSANGKALELMAEMTEAAQTGLPSGITRVRAYSVMVASSVRQMIERLCLMAPGKYDGLRDVFNDIVLAMDQAFAGPSAPAKGPVVLALRQVRAKDMPETGSKVALLGEIRSELGLEVPHGFAITASAFRLFLESNGLDDEIGRLTQIHDGNSLTELTELGRTIRHAVDMAPMPPELEEAVEAQCERLGDIRFAVRSSALGEDSEQAGFAGQFQSVLGVRPSQILDAYRTVVASMYSATALTYVRNRGLREDEMVMAAGCMEMIDAVAGGVIYTRPPMGHSDGSLIVTAVPGLPCAVVDGSSLVDSWTVNRETGRVLDRDVAEKEIRFVLASTGKIRKEKLYGGRQLAPAISDGDAERLAAMALRIERYFGRPQDIEWAKARDGRIVILQCRPLTICDPVQPAPPVDEESRGMALLSGCIPASPGAAAGYVVKVETEEDMFRFPDGAVLLARTARPQLSALLPRAAALVAEFGSSVGHLANVAREYSIPALIGAPGAVERLAGVGMVTVNGSSGTIYLGRRQRMIDREARPPARSRTTDVGLALQGVLKHITPLNLTDPDSPEFRPENCRSLHDITRFCHEKAVFEMFAQGDRPLAGARRLAGERAMQYWLVDIGGGTRGSGGTKSITIEDVCASPMRALWYGMMAIPWEGPPAPRMDGFMSVLTSAAQNPALMPGARNDMGERNYFIVGRNYCNLQSRFGFHFCTIEGFAGDDPNSNYALFQFKGGGASLDRRHARSKLVAEILERRGFIAEIREDALFARLEGVTRRAVEQTMAILGYLLMHTRQIDMSMADPGTVIRYRDKFEADIETLLDGLDAELREGGCAA; this is translated from the coding sequence ATGAAGACCGCGATCAGGACCCTGTTCAATTTCATTCACGGGAACCCGGAGGGCAAGACGGAGGCCGTTGATACGTTCCTCAACAAGTCTGAGGAGTTCCGCCTCCTGCTGTCGGCGAACGGCAAGGCCCTGGAGCTGATGGCGGAGATGACCGAGGCCGCGCAGACCGGCTTGCCCTCCGGGATTACCCGCGTGCGCGCCTATTCCGTGATGGTCGCGTCCAGCGTGCGCCAGATGATCGAGCGTTTGTGCCTCATGGCCCCCGGCAAGTACGACGGACTCCGCGACGTGTTCAACGACATCGTCCTCGCCATGGACCAGGCCTTCGCGGGCCCGTCCGCCCCGGCCAAGGGTCCGGTGGTCCTCGCCCTGCGCCAGGTCCGGGCCAAGGACATGCCGGAAACCGGCTCCAAGGTCGCCCTGCTCGGCGAGATACGGTCCGAGCTGGGCCTGGAGGTGCCGCACGGCTTCGCCATCACGGCCTCGGCCTTCCGGCTGTTCCTGGAGTCCAACGGGCTCGACGACGAGATCGGACGGCTGACCCAGATCCACGACGGCAATTCGCTCACCGAGCTGACCGAGCTGGGCCGGACCATCCGCCACGCCGTGGACATGGCCCCCATGCCCCCGGAACTGGAGGAGGCGGTCGAGGCGCAGTGCGAACGGCTGGGCGACATCCGGTTCGCGGTGCGCTCCAGCGCCCTGGGCGAGGATTCGGAACAGGCCGGGTTCGCCGGGCAGTTCCAGTCCGTGCTCGGGGTCCGGCCCTCTCAGATCCTGGACGCCTACCGCACGGTCGTCGCCTCCATGTATTCGGCCACGGCGCTGACCTACGTCCGCAACCGCGGGCTGCGCGAGGACGAGATGGTCATGGCCGCGGGGTGCATGGAGATGATCGACGCGGTGGCGGGCGGGGTCATCTACACCCGGCCGCCCATGGGCCACTCCGACGGATCGCTGATCGTCACCGCCGTGCCGGGGCTGCCCTGCGCCGTGGTGGACGGCAGCTCCCTGGTCGACTCCTGGACCGTGAACCGGGAGACCGGGCGGGTCCTGGACCGGGACGTGGCCGAAAAGGAGATCCGGTTCGTGCTCGCCTCCACGGGCAAGATCCGCAAGGAAAAGCTCTATGGCGGCAGGCAGCTCGCCCCGGCCATCTCCGACGGCGACGCCGAGCGGCTGGCGGCCATGGCCCTGCGCATCGAGCGGTATTTCGGCCGTCCCCAGGACATCGAATGGGCCAAGGCGCGCGACGGGCGCATCGTCATCCTGCAATGCCGTCCCCTGACCATCTGCGACCCGGTTCAGCCCGCCCCGCCCGTGGACGAGGAGAGCCGGGGCATGGCCCTCCTGTCCGGCTGCATCCCGGCCAGCCCCGGCGCGGCCGCGGGCTACGTGGTCAAGGTGGAGACCGAGGAGGACATGTTCCGCTTCCCGGACGGCGCGGTCCTGCTGGCCCGCACCGCCCGGCCCCAGCTTTCGGCCCTGCTGCCCCGCGCCGCCGCCCTGGTGGCCGAGTTCGGCAGCTCCGTGGGCCACCTGGCCAACGTGGCCAGGGAATACTCCATCCCGGCCCTGATCGGCGCGCCCGGCGCGGTGGAACGGTTGGCCGGGGTGGGCATGGTCACGGTCAACGGCAGCTCCGGGACCATCTACCTGGGCCGCCGCCAACGAATGATCGACCGCGAGGCCAGGCCCCCGGCCCGGTCGCGCACCACCGACGTCGGCCTGGCCCTGCAAGGGGTGCTCAAGCACATCACCCCCCTGAACCTGACCGACCCGGATTCTCCGGAATTCCGGCCCGAAAACTGCCGCTCCCTGCACGACATCACCCGGTTCTGCCACGAGAAGGCGGTCTTCGAGATGTTCGCCCAGGGCGACCGGCCCCTGGCCGGGGCGCGCCGACTCGCCGGGGAACGCGCCATGCAGTACTGGCTGGTGGACATCGGCGGCGGCACCCGCGGCTCGGGCGGCACCAAGTCCATCACCATCGAGGACGTCTGCGCGAGCCCCATGCGCGCCCTGTGGTACGGGATGATGGCCATCCCCTGGGAGGGCCCGCCCGCGCCGCGCATGGACGGATTCATGTCCGTGCTGACCAGCGCGGCCCAGAACCCGGCGCTCATGCCCGGCGCGCGCAACGACATGGGCGAGCGCAACTACTTCATCGTGGGCCGGAACTACTGCAACCTGCAATCGCGCTTCGGTTTCCACTTCTGCACCATCGAGGGGTTCGCCGGAGACGACCCGAACTCCAACTACGCCCTGTTCCAGTTCAAGGGCGGCGGCGCGAGCCTGGACCGCCGCCACGCCCGCTCAAAGCTGGTGGCCGAGATCCTGGAACGGCGCGGCTTCATCGCGGAGATACGCGAGGACGCGCTCTTCGCCCGGCTGGAGGGCGTGACCCGCAGGGCCGTGGAGCAGACCATGGCCATCCTCGGCTACCTGCTCATGCACACCCGGCAGATCGACATGTCCATGGCCGACCCCGGCACGGTGATCCGCTACCGCGACAAGTTCGAGGCGGACATCGAAACCCTGCTCGACGGCCTCGACGCCGAACTGCGGGAAGGGGGATGCGCCGCATGA
- a CDS encoding response regulator has product MKKIRLLLVDDEADFRTAYARRFVRRNAEITQAASGQEAIDKIRENDFDVVILDVMMPEMNGIETLRRIKAIDPTLPVIILTGHADSKVLIQGMDMGAFDFLLKPVGTDELYFKVLDAVRSRHRVQP; this is encoded by the coding sequence ATGAAGAAGATACGCTTGCTCCTCGTCGACGACGAGGCCGACTTCCGCACCGCCTACGCGCGCCGTTTCGTGCGCCGCAATGCGGAGATAACCCAGGCCGCAAGCGGCCAGGAAGCCATTGACAAGATTCGGGAAAACGATTTCGACGTGGTCATCCTCGACGTCATGATGCCCGAGATGAACGGCATCGAGACCCTGCGGCGGATCAAGGCCATCGACCCCACCCTGCCGGTGATCATCCTGACCGGCCACGCCGATTCCAAGGTTCTCATCCAGGGCATGGACATGGGCGCCTTCGACTTCCTGCTCAAGCCCGTGGGAACCGACGAGCTGTACTTCAAGGTGCTGGATGCCGTGCGCTCCCGGCATCGCGTCCAACCCTAG
- a CDS encoding YIP1 family protein produces the protein MEATRSNDSRMGIREYFDTLMEIMRTPARYFEKISQETGSRKALLFLMISSLFYCSVSMAYFFENSLAMGLVMMANAIIMPAFGAVITFILVAMTGQERLPFGRIFNIYAYASGAVMVISWIPGLAFVMEPVRAVLIGVGLHKSLGIGKVRSGLLVILTAVVILLFFWTAAPLIVEISHLFR, from the coding sequence ATGGAAGCCACGCGCAGCAACGATTCCCGGATGGGCATACGGGAATACTTCGACACCCTGATGGAGATCATGCGGACTCCCGCACGATATTTCGAAAAGATCTCGCAGGAGACCGGATCGCGGAAGGCGCTCCTGTTCCTGATGATCTCGTCCCTTTTCTACTGCTCCGTGAGCATGGCCTATTTCTTCGAGAATTCCCTGGCCATGGGACTGGTCATGATGGCCAACGCCATCATCATGCCCGCCTTCGGAGCGGTCATCACCTTCATCCTGGTCGCCATGACCGGGCAGGAACGGCTGCCCTTCGGGCGCATCTTCAACATCTACGCCTACGCCAGCGGCGCGGTCATGGTCATCTCCTGGATTCCGGGGCTGGCGTTCGTCATGGAGCCGGTCCGCGCCGTGCTCATCGGCGTGGGGCTGCACAAGAGCCTGGGCATCGGCAAGGTCCGGTCCGGGTTGCTGGTCATCCTGACCGCCGTGGTCATACTTCTGTTCTTCTGGACCGCCGCGCCCCTGATCGTCGAGATCAGCCACCTTTTCCGGTAG
- a CDS encoding SLC13 family permease — translation MAQAKKKATGYDKFVNWKLLIIPVVLFGLILALPTPQGMKDVGMQYSVGPKVVTDYLCNELFQKKSSDCDQWEILTARMMEQNMRMGALSKERLMKRNEKWAKKYKIPVDSANFKRAYEYIKEKVPADTYLSMMKGAFDMRMKNMKYENLSDKDQKNASKGAWNIKVSIAMVVFVVFCFMTECMPLPGVAFCIGLILVFTGVVSRSEVAGLYWDDACWFIMGSLMFAAAFVKTGVDKRMCLMMFKKLAVPNVRWITLIFFIVISPLAAFISDHALAAMFLPIGMLLYQNSLTDEIPEDKELAKMLMISIAMACNIGGPGAPSGGARNVIMMTYLTDMFGMDIGYAQWIMFCFPFVIVMIPITWFATNLLFKPRIRSLAPAMRHLEGEISKMGKWNKHQIWAMVIFVVMVFGWFTEKEFYNLGIYPIRLGIGVIAVAGAVAYLLAGVVNWRDYQEKVDWGVVWLYAGAIIFGRTLDKTGAAFWLAQSVIDMLAPLGMDQGIPLMLTSNGLTAVLTNLMADGPAAAAVGPITLNMASIVHPGTTFLPFMAMATAVASSFAYCLIIGTPPNAIVYASGYLEPKDYLRVGVPMWFVANIVIVILTAVYWSGIGFGSLPSF, via the coding sequence ATGGCTCAAGCAAAGAAGAAAGCAACCGGTTACGACAAGTTCGTCAACTGGAAGCTGCTCATAATTCCGGTGGTGCTTTTCGGCCTGATCCTCGCCCTTCCGACCCCCCAGGGCATGAAGGACGTGGGCATGCAGTACTCGGTCGGCCCCAAGGTCGTGACCGACTACCTGTGCAATGAACTTTTCCAGAAAAAGAGCTCCGATTGCGACCAGTGGGAGATCCTGACCGCCCGCATGATGGAGCAGAACATGCGCATGGGCGCCCTGTCCAAGGAACGGCTCATGAAGCGCAACGAGAAGTGGGCCAAGAAGTACAAGATCCCCGTGGACTCGGCGAACTTCAAGCGCGCTTACGAATACATCAAGGAAAAGGTGCCCGCCGACACGTACCTGTCCATGATGAAGGGCGCTTTCGACATGCGCATGAAGAACATGAAGTATGAGAACCTCTCGGACAAGGACCAGAAGAACGCCTCGAAGGGCGCGTGGAACATCAAGGTCTCCATCGCCATGGTCGTGTTCGTGGTCTTCTGCTTCATGACCGAGTGCATGCCGCTGCCCGGCGTGGCGTTCTGCATCGGCCTGATCCTGGTCTTCACCGGCGTGGTCTCGCGCAGCGAGGTCGCCGGGCTGTACTGGGACGACGCCTGCTGGTTCATCATGGGTTCGCTCATGTTCGCCGCCGCCTTCGTCAAGACCGGCGTGGACAAGCGCATGTGCCTCATGATGTTCAAGAAGCTCGCGGTACCCAACGTCCGTTGGATCACCCTGATCTTCTTCATCGTCATCAGCCCGCTGGCGGCGTTCATCTCCGACCACGCCCTGGCCGCCATGTTCCTGCCCATCGGCATGCTGCTCTACCAGAACAGCCTGACCGACGAGATTCCCGAGGACAAGGAACTGGCCAAGATGCTGATGATCTCCATCGCCATGGCCTGCAACATCGGCGGCCCCGGCGCTCCGTCCGGCGGCGCCCGCAACGTCATCATGATGACCTACCTGACCGACATGTTCGGCATGGACATCGGCTACGCACAGTGGATCATGTTCTGCTTCCCGTTCGTCATCGTCATGATCCCCATCACCTGGTTCGCCACCAACCTGCTCTTCAAGCCCCGCATCCGCTCCCTGGCCCCGGCCATGCGCCACCTGGAAGGGGAAATCAGCAAGATGGGCAAGTGGAACAAGCACCAGATCTGGGCGATGGTCATCTTCGTGGTCATGGTCTTCGGCTGGTTCACTGAGAAGGAGTTCTACAACCTGGGCATCTACCCCATCCGCCTCGGCATCGGCGTCATCGCGGTCGCGGGCGCCGTGGCCTACCTGCTGGCGGGCGTGGTCAACTGGCGCGACTACCAGGAGAAGGTCGACTGGGGCGTTGTCTGGCTGTACGCCGGTGCGATCATCTTCGGCCGCACCCTGGACAAGACCGGCGCCGCCTTCTGGCTGGCCCAGTCGGTCATCGACATGCTGGCCCCGCTGGGCATGGACCAGGGCATCCCGCTGATGCTGACCTCCAACGGGTTGACCGCCGTGCTGACCAACCTGATGGCCGACGGCCCGGCAGCCGCCGCGGTCGGCCCCATCACCCTGAACATGGCCAGCATCGTGCACCCCGGCACCACCTTCCTGCCCTTCATGGCAATGGCCACCGCAGTGGCGTCTTCCTTCGCCTACTGCCTGATCATCGGCACCCCGCCCAACGCCATCGTCTACGCCTCCGGCTACCTGGAGCCAAAGGACTACCTGCGCGTGGGCGTGCCCATGTGGTTCGTGGCCAACATCGTGATCGTCATACTCACGGCGGTCTACTGGAGCGGCATAGGGTTCGGCAGTCTGCCATCGTTCTGA
- a CDS encoding response regulator translates to MVKIKVLMVDDEERFRTTTAKILARKGFETILAASGEEAMEKMAEKPDVVILDVKMGGLDGHETLKLMKDKNPDLPIIMLTGHGDVPGAKKAYETGAFDYLAKPCDVDLLGAKIQDAFEYANKRPYVEKVARGIMIPLEEYTQIPLASTVRDAIQALEKSMRHLLATDRLMDTGHRSVVVTNLDGSVAGLLSPLDLIDAVRPGYLSAPKPSMADSLQYSAMFWTGLFTTRVKEIMNSPVSDFMSDSLPVIDADANLMEVANNMVTLPARRMLVKSGREDIGIVREQELFYEIAKIISTGGNPKPNTRG, encoded by the coding sequence ATGGTTAAAATCAAGGTCCTCATGGTCGACGATGAGGAACGCTTCCGTACCACGACTGCGAAGATATTGGCCCGCAAGGGGTTCGAGACCATTCTGGCGGCCAGTGGTGAAGAGGCGATGGAAAAAATGGCCGAAAAACCTGACGTCGTCATCCTCGACGTCAAGATGGGTGGCCTTGACGGCCACGAAACCCTCAAGCTGATGAAGGACAAGAACCCTGACCTGCCGATCATCATGCTGACCGGCCACGGGGACGTTCCCGGTGCCAAGAAGGCGTATGAAACCGGGGCCTTCGATTATCTCGCCAAGCCGTGCGACGTGGATCTTCTGGGGGCGAAGATCCAGGACGCCTTCGAGTACGCCAACAAGCGGCCGTACGTCGAGAAGGTCGCCCGGGGGATCATGATTCCCCTGGAGGAATATACCCAGATCCCCCTGGCCAGCACGGTCCGCGACGCCATCCAGGCGCTGGAGAAATCCATGCGGCATCTGCTGGCCACCGACCGACTCATGGACACGGGCCACCGCTCGGTCGTGGTCACCAACCTCGACGGCAGCGTGGCCGGTCTCCTGAGCCCGCTCGATCTGATCGACGCCGTCCGGCCCGGTTACCTGTCCGCGCCCAAGCCGTCCATGGCCGACTCCCTGCAGTACTCTGCCATGTTCTGGACCGGCCTGTTCACTACCCGCGTGAAGGAAATCATGAACAGCCCGGTGAGCGACTTCATGTCCGACTCCCTCCCGGTCATCGACGCCGACGCCAACCTGATGGAAGTGGCCAACAACATGGTCACCCTTCCGGCCCGGCGCATGCTCGTCAAATCCGGCCGCGAGGACATCGGCATCGTCCGCGAACAGGAACTCTTCTACGAAATCGCCAAGATCATCTCTACCGGCGGCAACCCGAAGCCCAACACGCGAGGTTAA
- a CDS encoding response regulator, protein MEKMKIMLVDDEERLLATTKKLFEKIGIEALTATSGAEALDLLKGHEVHVIFLDIKMPGMDGMETLQRIKKDYPLIEVIILTGHATMETAVEGLKLGALDYLIKPVSMKDFLGKAEEAFEKVTLQKQKIHSARMAEVGGQGELR, encoded by the coding sequence ATGGAAAAGATGAAAATCATGCTCGTGGACGATGAGGAGCGACTCCTCGCAACCACGAAAAAGCTCTTCGAGAAGATCGGCATCGAAGCGCTGACGGCCACCTCAGGGGCCGAGGCCCTCGACCTGCTGAAAGGCCATGAAGTGCACGTCATCTTCCTCGACATCAAGATGCCCGGCATGGATGGCATGGAGACCCTTCAGCGCATCAAGAAGGACTACCCCCTCATCGAGGTCATCATCCTGACCGGTCACGCCACCATGGAAACCGCAGTGGAGGGGCTGAAGCTCGGGGCCCTGGATTATCTCATCAAGCCCGTGAGCATGAAGGACTTCCTCGGCAAGGCGGAGGAGGCCTTCGAGAAGGTCACGCTGCAAAAACAGAAGATACACTCCGCTCGCATGGCCGAGGTCGGCGGGCAGGGTGAACTGCGCTAG
- a CDS encoding sensor histidine kinase, whose amino-acid sequence MIFIPAIPLLISAAIGFYSFAGASKRFAVSSIRQAAVDRAKLIDEFLHERRSDLESFLALVPEQELDSPAMKGEVADWLRTGGQAFQDMGLISPDGRHAAYVGPFELADNDYRDTDWYRETLAQGYYVSDVYLGYRNAPHFVIAVGRRVGGRVWMLRATINPTVFGNMVNAPGLGDTGEAYILNRDNLFQTARRSGGALLARDEYTYPPQDEQLVTFTGSDGDEDYLFASARMNDGKWRLIVRQKEGEAFHTVVMAGYTVILVLLCGGAVIIVLALVVSRRLSETLQGHAEAVSKLESQLLQAARLAELGEMAAGFAHEINNPLQIMKTDLALLELTLKDVTDSGGNPEACAELQEIADQFQVQIGRCAAITREILRFGRRDAPQIQEMDLSEFLPKVFGMVQNKAQVNGIRVSCEVDPSVPPILADPGQLQQVMINLMNNAIHAVVDRHGSDGGVIDVAAGSDERGWARITVSDNGCGINQESLAKIFMPFFTTKAPGQGTGLGLSVCHSIVDSLGGELTVDSTKGEGTIFTVRIPGKGA is encoded by the coding sequence ATGATTTTCATCCCGGCCATCCCCCTGCTCATCTCGGCGGCCATCGGCTTCTATTCCTTTGCCGGAGCCTCCAAACGGTTCGCGGTATCGTCCATCCGGCAGGCCGCCGTGGACCGCGCCAAGCTCATCGATGAGTTCCTGCACGAGCGCCGCTCCGACCTGGAGTCGTTCCTGGCCCTGGTGCCCGAGCAAGAGCTGGATTCGCCCGCCATGAAGGGAGAGGTGGCCGACTGGCTGCGCACCGGAGGCCAGGCGTTCCAGGACATGGGCCTGATCTCGCCCGACGGCAGGCACGCGGCCTACGTGGGGCCGTTCGAGCTGGCGGACAACGACTATCGCGACACGGACTGGTACAGGGAGACCCTGGCCCAGGGGTACTACGTCAGCGACGTGTACCTGGGATATCGCAACGCCCCGCACTTCGTCATCGCCGTGGGCCGCCGCGTTGGCGGGCGGGTCTGGATGCTGCGCGCGACCATCAACCCCACGGTGTTCGGCAACATGGTCAACGCCCCGGGACTCGGGGACACCGGCGAGGCGTACATCCTGAACCGCGACAACCTGTTCCAGACCGCCCGGCGGTCCGGCGGCGCGCTGCTGGCCCGCGATGAATACACCTACCCGCCCCAGGACGAGCAACTGGTCACCTTCACCGGATCGGACGGCGACGAGGACTACCTGTTCGCCTCGGCCCGGATGAACGACGGCAAATGGCGGCTCATCGTCCGCCAGAAGGAGGGCGAGGCGTTCCACACCGTGGTCATGGCCGGATACACCGTGATCCTGGTCCTGCTCTGCGGCGGCGCGGTGATCATCGTCCTGGCCCTGGTGGTCAGCCGCAGGCTGTCCGAGACCCTGCAGGGCCATGCCGAAGCGGTCTCCAAGCTGGAGAGCCAGCTCCTCCAGGCCGCCCGGCTGGCCGAGCTGGGCGAAATGGCCGCCGGGTTCGCCCACGAAATCAACAACCCCTTGCAGATCATGAAGACGGACCTGGCCCTGCTGGAGCTGACCCTCAAGGATGTGACGGACTCCGGCGGCAACCCGGAGGCGTGCGCGGAATTGCAGGAGATAGCGGACCAGTTCCAGGTCCAGATAGGACGGTGCGCGGCCATCACCCGCGAGATCCTGCGCTTCGGCAGGCGAGACGCGCCGCAGATTCAGGAGATGGACCTCTCCGAGTTCCTGCCCAAGGTCTTCGGCATGGTCCAGAACAAGGCCCAGGTGAACGGCATCCGGGTGAGCTGCGAGGTGGACCCGTCCGTGCCGCCCATCCTGGCAGACCCCGGCCAGTTGCAGCAGGTCATGATCAACCTCATGAACAACGCCATCCACGCGGTGGTGGACCGCCACGGCTCGGACGGCGGCGTCATCGACGTGGCCGCCGGTAGCGACGAGCGCGGCTGGGCCAGGATCACCGTCAGCGACAACGGGTGCGGCATAAACCAGGAAAGCCTGGCCAAGATATTCATGCCCTTCTTCACCACCAAGGCGCCGGGTCAGGGAACCGGGCTGGGCCTCTCCGTGTGCCACTCCATCGTGGACTCCCTCGGCGGGGAGCTGACCGTGGACAGCACCAAGGGCGAAGGCACCATCTTCACCGTACGCATTCCCGGCAAGGGCGCGTAG
- a CDS encoding sigma-54-dependent transcriptional regulator: protein MAVFFSSERTFPEWLRKRLSFIARKLGLRGKLLLALLPPIVAVMLVTGYASYRVSDEFIDIALGRTVRQNTLAVAHETEQYLDGCRRDLLFLAGGAPDAASLADAFARLLASGGTPYLELCFLPASGGQPVVLVRQGREVREIAPEDYPRISPNPFAELDRMGTLQPGQVFPSDVLEVSYPMPTPDSANRFVTANVIRFYTRYAGNGAIPPGILYLSVEASTLRNLLSWYNSNKSPLWAFPRSDELRFSYFLNSDGWILFQSEDFADPGAPLTTYHAREGYDGSLGKPGHQAAFRPNEKHATYWAAVADLAKGSNGLQKVEEERTSDSGVGFHYFSYAPVLFRTAPGQPPSVYGGVVFVDRSQLPIVAGYKNMDVLLFVTIGAITLISLLVFWFGRILTRPIRELAAKMNDLDSLEDMEEINLPYSGYDITALQGSINNIIRRVKEQVVEIQAKDEAILNVNRRERANLDREREILVEAELSRIPEIVGIGTAVANLKVNILKAAQVDVDVLITGETGTGKQLVAEAIHAHSSRSERPFISINCGALDENLLLDALFGHVKGAFSEAKEDRNGAFVEADGGILFLDEIQSASPKVQQSLLRALASRKIKPLGSDREVNVDVRILAATNVDIPSLIEERTFREDLYYRLKVVSINTPALRENRENIPLLCVYYLQQAVTLAGREHLELSKGALVKLTSYDWPGNVRELVNCITRAAVMAETDVIQAEEIRLENELYAWPAEPRPETAPEPVAAHRDHPAAEIAEPHARGDHEPGLNARQKEAWDVIRKKGTVTRKEYQELVGGDLPTRTAIYDLQDFVKRGLLVKTGKGPSTRYELP from the coding sequence ATGGCCGTTTTCTTTTCGTCGGAACGCACGTTTCCCGAATGGCTGCGCAAGCGGCTTTCTTTCATCGCCCGCAAATTGGGCTTGCGCGGCAAGCTGCTCCTGGCTCTGCTGCCGCCCATCGTGGCCGTCATGCTGGTCACCGGCTACGCCTCCTACCGGGTCTCGGACGAGTTCATCGACATCGCCCTGGGGCGCACGGTGCGCCAGAACACCCTGGCCGTGGCTCACGAAACGGAACAGTACCTGGACGGCTGCCGCCGGGATCTCCTGTTCCTTGCCGGGGGCGCGCCCGACGCCGCTTCCCTGGCCGACGCCTTTGCCCGGCTCCTGGCCTCGGGCGGCACTCCCTATCTGGAGCTCTGCTTTCTCCCTGCCTCCGGCGGGCAGCCCGTGGTCCTGGTCCGCCAGGGCAGGGAGGTCCGCGAGATCGCGCCCGAGGACTATCCCCGCATCAGCCCCAACCCCTTCGCCGAACTCGACCGCATGGGGACGCTGCAACCCGGCCAGGTATTCCCCTCGGACGTCTTGGAAGTCTCCTATCCCATGCCCACCCCGGACAGCGCCAACCGGTTCGTGACCGCCAACGTCATCCGGTTCTATACCCGCTATGCGGGCAACGGCGCGATCCCGCCCGGCATCCTGTACCTGTCCGTGGAGGCCTCGACCCTGCGCAACCTCCTTTCCTGGTACAATTCCAACAAGTCGCCGCTCTGGGCCTTTCCGCGCAGCGACGAACTTCGCTTCAGCTATTTCCTCAATAGTGACGGATGGATACTCTTCCAATCCGAGGACTTTGCCGACCCCGGCGCGCCCCTGACCACCTACCACGCCCGCGAAGGGTACGACGGCTCACTGGGCAAGCCGGGCCACCAGGCCGCGTTCCGACCCAACGAGAAGCACGCCACCTACTGGGCGGCGGTGGCGGACCTGGCCAAGGGGAGCAACGGGCTGCAAAAGGTGGAGGAGGAGCGGACCAGCGATTCCGGGGTCGGATTCCATTACTTCTCCTATGCGCCGGTGCTGTTCCGCACCGCCCCCGGCCAGCCCCCCTCGGTCTACGGAGGGGTGGTCTTCGTGGACCGCAGCCAGCTGCCCATCGTGGCGGGCTACAAGAACATGGACGTGCTGCTCTTCGTGACCATCGGGGCCATCACCCTGATCTCGCTCCTGGTCTTCTGGTTCGGCCGCATCCTGACCCGGCCCATCCGCGAGCTGGCCGCGAAGATGAACGACCTCGACTCGCTGGAGGACATGGAGGAGATCAACCTCCCCTACAGCGGCTACGACATCACCGCGCTCCAGGGGTCCATCAACAACATCATCCGGCGCGTGAAGGAGCAGGTGGTGGAGATCCAGGCCAAGGACGAAGCGATCCTGAACGTCAACCGGCGCGAGCGCGCCAACCTGGACCGCGAGCGGGAAATCCTGGTCGAGGCCGAGTTGAGCCGCATACCGGAGATCGTGGGCATCGGCACGGCAGTGGCCAACCTGAAGGTGAACATCCTCAAGGCCGCGCAGGTGGACGTGGACGTGCTCATCACCGGCGAGACCGGCACCGGCAAGCAGTTGGTGGCCGAGGCCATCCACGCCCATTCCAGCAGGTCGGAGCGTCCGTTCATCTCCATCAACTGCGGCGCGCTGGACGAAAACCTGCTCCTCGACGCCCTGTTCGGGCACGTCAAGGGCGCGTTCTCCGAGGCCAAGGAAGACCGCAACGGCGCGTTCGTCGAGGCCGACGGCGGCATTCTCTTCCTGGATGAAATCCAGTCCGCCTCGCCCAAGGTCCAGCAGTCCCTGCTCCGGGCGCTCGCCTCGCGCAAGATCAAGCCCCTTGGCAGCGACCGCGAGGTCAACGTGGACGTGCGTATCCTGGCCGCCACCAACGTGGACATCCCGTCGCTCATCGAGGAGCGGACCTTTCGGGAGGACCTCTATTACCGGCTCAAGGTGGTCTCCATCAACACGCCCGCCCTGCGCGAAAACCGCGAAAACATCCCGCTGCTCTGCGTCTACTACCTGCAACAGGCCGTTACCCTGGCCGGGCGCGAGCACCTGGAGCTGAGCAAGGGCGCGCTCGTCAAGCTGACCTCCTACGACTGGCCCGGCAACGTGCGGGAACTGGTCAACTGCATCACCCGCGCCGCGGTCATGGCCGAGACCGACGTCATCCAGGCCGAGGAGATCCGCCTGGAAAACGAGCTCTACGCCTGGCCCGCCGAACCCCGGCCCGAAACCGCGCCGGAACCGGTGGCGGCGCACCGCGATCACCCGGCCGCCGAAATCGCGGAACCGCACGCCCGCGGCGATCACGAACCCGGTCTCAACGCGCGCCAGAAAGAGGCCTGGGACGTGATCCGCAAAAAAGGGACCGTCACCCGCAAGGAATACCAGGAACTGGTGGGCGGCGACCTGCCCACCCGAACCGCCATCTACGACCTCCAGGACTTCGTCAAACGGGGGTTGCTCGTCAAGACCGGCAAAGGCCCCTCCACCCGCTACGAACTCCCGTAG